The following proteins are encoded in a genomic region of Ailuropoda melanoleuca isolate Jingjing chromosome 10, ASM200744v2, whole genome shotgun sequence:
- the TNFAIP3 gene encoding tumor necrosis factor alpha-induced protein 3 isoform X3 — protein sequence MAEQLLPQALYLSNMRKAVKIRERTPEDIFKPTNGIIHHFKSMHRYTLEMFRTCQFCPQFREIIHKALIDRNIQDSLESQKRLNWCREVRKLVALKTNGDGNCLMHAASQYMWGVQDTDLVLRKALFSTLKETDTRNFKFRWQLESLKSQEFVETGLCYDTRNWTDEWDSLVKMASTDTPVARGGLQYNSLEEIHIFVLCNILRRPIIVISDKMLRSLESGSNFAPLKVGGIYLPLHWPAQECYRYPIILGYDSQHFVPLVTLKDSGPEIRAVPLVNRERGRFEDLKVHFLTDPENEMKEKLLKEYLMVIEIPVQGWDHGTTHLINAAKLDEANLPKEINLVDDYFELVQHEYKKWQENSEQERREMRAQNPLEPSVPQLSLMDVKCETPNCPFFMSVNTQPLCHECSERRQKTQNKSSKLHSKPGPEVLPGMALGASRGEACEPMDWSPKEPAGGPHSAPPTAPSLFLFSETTAMKCRSPGCPFTLNVQHNGFCERCHNARQLNAGHPSDSTRHLDPDFVTASTKASPTAPRFQNAVPCLGRECGTLGSTVFEGYCQKCFIEAQSQRFHEAKRTEEQLVRHFERSSQRRDAPRSTASTSRPKCARASCKNILACRSEELCMECQHLGLRVGPGAHRSEPVPEEPPKQRCRAPACDHFGNAKCSGYCNECFQFKQLYG from the exons ATGGCTGAACAACTCCTTCCCCAGGCTTTGTATCTGAGCAACATGCGGAAAGCTGTGAAGATACGAGAGAGAACTCCAGAAGATATATTTAAGCCTACCAATGGGATCATTCACCATTTTAAATCCATGCACCGATACACACTAGAAATGTTCAGAACTTGCCAGTTTTGTCCACAATTTCGGGAGATCATCCACAAAGCTCTCATTGACAGAAACATCCAGGACTCCCTTGAAAGCCAGAAGAGGCTCAACTGGTGTCGGGAAGTCAGGAAGCTGGTGGCTCTGAAAACGAATG GTGATGGAAACTGCCTCATGCATGCTGCTTCTCAGTACATGTGGGGTGTTCAGGACACAGACTTGGTCCTGAGGAAGGCGCTCTTCAGCACTCTCAAGGAGACAGATACACGCAACTTCAAATTCCGGTGGCAGCTGGAGTCCCTTAAATCTCAGGAATTTGTGGAAACGGGGCTTTGCTACGACACTCGG AATTGGACGGATGAGTGGGACAGCCTTGTCAAAATGGCATCAACAGACACACCTGTGGCCCGAGGTGGACTTCAGTATAACTCACTGGAAGAAATACACATATTTGTCCTTTGCAACATCCTCAGAAGGCCCATCATTGTCATTTCAG ACAAAATGCTGAGAAGTTTGGAATCGGGTTCCAATTTCGCTCCCTTGAAGGTGGGCGGGATTTACCTGCCTCTCCACTGGCCAGCCCAGGAGTGCTACCGATACCCCATCATTCTCGGCTATGACAGCCAGCACTTTGTACCCCTGGTGACTCTGAAGGACAGTGGACCTG aaatcCGAGCCGTTCCACTTGTTAACAGAGAGCGAGGAAGATTTGAAGACTTAAAAGTTCACTTTTTGACAGATCCTGAAAATGAGATGAAGGAAAAGCTCTTGAAAGAATACCTGATGGTGATTGAAATCCCTGTCCAGGGCTGGGACCATGGCACCACCCACTTGATCAATGCCGCGAA GCTAGATGAAGCCAACTtacccaaagaaataaatctggTAGACGATTACTTTGAACTTGTCCAGCACGAGTACAAGAAATGGCAGGAGAACAGCGAGCAGGAGCGGAGAGAGATGCGTGCTCAGAACCCTTTGGAGCCTTCCGTTCCCCAGCTTTCTCTTATGGACGTAAAATGTGAAACACCCAACTGTCCTTTCTTCATGTCCGTGAACACCCAGCCTCTGTGCCATGAGTGCTCAGAGAGGcggcaaaagacccagaacaaATCCTCAAAGCTGCACTCCAAGCCAGGCCCCGAGGTGCTCCCCGGCATGGCTCTTGGGGCCTCCCGGGGGGAGGCCTGTGAGCCCATGGACTGGAGCCCCAAGGAGCCAGCTGGGGGGCCTCATTCGGCCCCTCCAACGGCGCCCAGCCTCTTCCTGTTCAGCGAGACCACTGCTATGAAGTGCAGGAGCCCCGGCTGCCCTTTCACGCTGAACGTGCAGCACAACGGATTTTGTGAGCGCTGCCACAACGCCCGGCAGCTTAACGCGGGCCACCCCTCGGACAGCACGAGGCACTTGGACCCCG ATTTTGTCACTGCCTCCACGAAAGCCAGTCCCACGGCCCCCAGGTTCCAGAACGCTGTCCCCTGCCTGGGGAGGGAATGTGGCACCCTGGGAAGCACCGTGTTTGAAGGATACTGTCAGAAGTGTTTCATCGAAGCTCAGAGTCAGAGATTTCATGAAGCAAAAAGGACCGAAGAGCAACTGGTGAGACATTTTGAG AGATCCAGCCAGCGCAGAGACGCGCCTCGGAGCACAGCGAGCACCTCGAGGCCCAAGTGCGCCCGGGCCTCCTGCAAGAACATCCTGGCCTGCCGCAGCGAGGAGCTCTGCATGGAGTGCCAGCACCTGGGCCTGCGAGTGGGTCCGGGGGCCCACCGGAGCGAGCCAGTTCCCGAGGAGCCCCCCAAACAACGCTGCCGCGCCCCTGCCTGTGATCACTTCGGCAACGCCAAGTGCAGCGGCTACTGCAATGAGTGCTTCCAGTTCAAGCAGCTGTACGGCTGA
- the TNFAIP3 gene encoding tumor necrosis factor alpha-induced protein 3 isoform X1 codes for MAEQLLPQALYLSNMRKAVKIRERTPEDIFKPTNGIIHHFKSMHRYTLEMFRTCQFCPQFREIIHKALIDRNIQDSLESQKRLNWCREVRKLVALKTNGDGNCLMHAASQYMWGVQDTDLVLRKALFSTLKETDTRNFKFRWQLESLKSQEFVETGLCYDTRNWTDEWDSLVKMASTDTPVARGGLQYNSLEEIHIFVLCNILRRPIIVISDKMLRSLESGSNFAPLKVGGIYLPLHWPAQECYRYPIILGYDSQHFVPLVTLKDSGPEIRAVPLVNRERGRFEDLKVHFLTDPENEMKEKLLKEYLMVIEIPVQGWDHGTTHLINAAKLDEANLPKEINLVDDYFELVQHEYKKWQENSEQERREMRAQNPLEPSVPQLSLMDVKCETPNCPFFMSVNTQPLCHECSERRQKTQNKSSKLHSKPGPEVLPGMALGASRGEACEPMDWSPKEPAGGPHSAPPTAPSLFLFSETTAMKCRSPGCPFTLNVQHNGFCERCHNARQLNAGHPSDSTRHLDPGKCRACLQDVTRTFNGICSTCFKRTTAEPSSDLSSSVPPSCHQRSKSDPSQLIQSLSPHSCRRAGTEAPSGCLSQATRTPGDRMGTSKCRKAGCMYFGTPENKGFCTLCFIEYRENKHFVTASTKASPTAPRFQNAVPCLGRECGTLGSTVFEGYCQKCFIEAQSQRFHEAKRTEEQLVRHFERSSQRRDAPRSTASTSRPKCARASCKNILACRSEELCMECQHLGLRVGPGAHRSEPVPEEPPKQRCRAPACDHFGNAKCSGYCNECFQFKQLYG; via the exons ATGGCTGAACAACTCCTTCCCCAGGCTTTGTATCTGAGCAACATGCGGAAAGCTGTGAAGATACGAGAGAGAACTCCAGAAGATATATTTAAGCCTACCAATGGGATCATTCACCATTTTAAATCCATGCACCGATACACACTAGAAATGTTCAGAACTTGCCAGTTTTGTCCACAATTTCGGGAGATCATCCACAAAGCTCTCATTGACAGAAACATCCAGGACTCCCTTGAAAGCCAGAAGAGGCTCAACTGGTGTCGGGAAGTCAGGAAGCTGGTGGCTCTGAAAACGAATG GTGATGGAAACTGCCTCATGCATGCTGCTTCTCAGTACATGTGGGGTGTTCAGGACACAGACTTGGTCCTGAGGAAGGCGCTCTTCAGCACTCTCAAGGAGACAGATACACGCAACTTCAAATTCCGGTGGCAGCTGGAGTCCCTTAAATCTCAGGAATTTGTGGAAACGGGGCTTTGCTACGACACTCGG AATTGGACGGATGAGTGGGACAGCCTTGTCAAAATGGCATCAACAGACACACCTGTGGCCCGAGGTGGACTTCAGTATAACTCACTGGAAGAAATACACATATTTGTCCTTTGCAACATCCTCAGAAGGCCCATCATTGTCATTTCAG ACAAAATGCTGAGAAGTTTGGAATCGGGTTCCAATTTCGCTCCCTTGAAGGTGGGCGGGATTTACCTGCCTCTCCACTGGCCAGCCCAGGAGTGCTACCGATACCCCATCATTCTCGGCTATGACAGCCAGCACTTTGTACCCCTGGTGACTCTGAAGGACAGTGGACCTG aaatcCGAGCCGTTCCACTTGTTAACAGAGAGCGAGGAAGATTTGAAGACTTAAAAGTTCACTTTTTGACAGATCCTGAAAATGAGATGAAGGAAAAGCTCTTGAAAGAATACCTGATGGTGATTGAAATCCCTGTCCAGGGCTGGGACCATGGCACCACCCACTTGATCAATGCCGCGAA GCTAGATGAAGCCAACTtacccaaagaaataaatctggTAGACGATTACTTTGAACTTGTCCAGCACGAGTACAAGAAATGGCAGGAGAACAGCGAGCAGGAGCGGAGAGAGATGCGTGCTCAGAACCCTTTGGAGCCTTCCGTTCCCCAGCTTTCTCTTATGGACGTAAAATGTGAAACACCCAACTGTCCTTTCTTCATGTCCGTGAACACCCAGCCTCTGTGCCATGAGTGCTCAGAGAGGcggcaaaagacccagaacaaATCCTCAAAGCTGCACTCCAAGCCAGGCCCCGAGGTGCTCCCCGGCATGGCTCTTGGGGCCTCCCGGGGGGAGGCCTGTGAGCCCATGGACTGGAGCCCCAAGGAGCCAGCTGGGGGGCCTCATTCGGCCCCTCCAACGGCGCCCAGCCTCTTCCTGTTCAGCGAGACCACTGCTATGAAGTGCAGGAGCCCCGGCTGCCCTTTCACGCTGAACGTGCAGCACAACGGATTTTGTGAGCGCTGCCACAACGCCCGGCAGCTTAACGCGGGCCACCCCTCGGACAGCACGAGGCACTTGGACCCCGGTAAGTGCCGAGCCTGCCTGCAGGACGTCACCAGGACGTTTAATGGAATCTGCAGTACTTGCTTCAAAAGGACTACGGCAGAGCCCTCCTCGGACCTCAGCTCCAGTGTCCCTCCTTCCTGTCACCAGAGGTCTAAGTCAGACCCCTCACAGCTCATCCAGAGTCTCTCCCCACATTCTTGCCGCAGAGCCGGGACCGaggctccctctggctgcctctctcagGCTACACGGACTCCAGGGGACAGGATGGGGACGAGCAAGTGCAGGAAAGCCGGCTGCATGTATTTTGGGACTCCAGAAAACAAAGGCTTCTGCACGCTGTGTTTCATCGAGTACAGAGAAAACAAGC ATTTTGTCACTGCCTCCACGAAAGCCAGTCCCACGGCCCCCAGGTTCCAGAACGCTGTCCCCTGCCTGGGGAGGGAATGTGGCACCCTGGGAAGCACCGTGTTTGAAGGATACTGTCAGAAGTGTTTCATCGAAGCTCAGAGTCAGAGATTTCATGAAGCAAAAAGGACCGAAGAGCAACTGGTGAGACATTTTGAG AGATCCAGCCAGCGCAGAGACGCGCCTCGGAGCACAGCGAGCACCTCGAGGCCCAAGTGCGCCCGGGCCTCCTGCAAGAACATCCTGGCCTGCCGCAGCGAGGAGCTCTGCATGGAGTGCCAGCACCTGGGCCTGCGAGTGGGTCCGGGGGCCCACCGGAGCGAGCCAGTTCCCGAGGAGCCCCCCAAACAACGCTGCCGCGCCCCTGCCTGTGATCACTTCGGCAACGCCAAGTGCAGCGGCTACTGCAATGAGTGCTTCCAGTTCAAGCAGCTGTACGGCTGA
- the TNFAIP3 gene encoding tumor necrosis factor alpha-induced protein 3 isoform X2 → MAEQLLPQALYLSNMRKAVKIRERTPEDIFKPTNGIIHHFKSMHRYTLEMFRTCQFCPQFREIIHKALIDRNIQDSLESQKRLNWCREVRKLVALKTNGDGNCLMHAASQYMWGVQDTDLVLRKALFSTLKETDTRNFKFRWQLESLKSQEFVETGLCYDTRNWTDEWDSLVKMASTDTPVARGGLQYNSLEEIHIFVLCNILRRPIIVISDKMLRSLESGSNFAPLKVGGIYLPLHWPAQECYRYPIILGYDSQHFVPLVTLKDSGPEIRAVPLVNRERGRFEDLKVHFLTDPENEMKEKLLKEYLMVIEIPVQGWDHGTTHLINAAKLDEANLPKEINLVDDYFELVQHEYKKWQENSEQERREMRAQNPLEPSVPQLSLMDVKCETPNCPFFMSVNTQPLCHECSERRQKTQNKSSKLHSKPGPEVLPGMALGASRGEACEPMDWSPKEPAGGPHSAPPTAPSLFLFSETTAMKCRSPGCPFTLNVQHNGFCERCHNARQLNAGHPSDSTRHLDPGKCRACLQDVTRTFNGICSTCFKRTTAEPSSDLSSSVPPSCHQRSKSDPSQLIQSLSPHSCRRAGTEAPSGCLSQATRTPGDRMGTSKCRKAGCMYFGTPENKGFCTLCFIEYRENKHFVTASTKASPTAPRFQNAVPCLGRECGTLGSTVFEGYCQKCFIEAQSQRFHEAKRTEEQLRSSQRRDAPRSTASTSRPKCARASCKNILACRSEELCMECQHLGLRVGPGAHRSEPVPEEPPKQRCRAPACDHFGNAKCSGYCNECFQFKQLYG, encoded by the exons ATGGCTGAACAACTCCTTCCCCAGGCTTTGTATCTGAGCAACATGCGGAAAGCTGTGAAGATACGAGAGAGAACTCCAGAAGATATATTTAAGCCTACCAATGGGATCATTCACCATTTTAAATCCATGCACCGATACACACTAGAAATGTTCAGAACTTGCCAGTTTTGTCCACAATTTCGGGAGATCATCCACAAAGCTCTCATTGACAGAAACATCCAGGACTCCCTTGAAAGCCAGAAGAGGCTCAACTGGTGTCGGGAAGTCAGGAAGCTGGTGGCTCTGAAAACGAATG GTGATGGAAACTGCCTCATGCATGCTGCTTCTCAGTACATGTGGGGTGTTCAGGACACAGACTTGGTCCTGAGGAAGGCGCTCTTCAGCACTCTCAAGGAGACAGATACACGCAACTTCAAATTCCGGTGGCAGCTGGAGTCCCTTAAATCTCAGGAATTTGTGGAAACGGGGCTTTGCTACGACACTCGG AATTGGACGGATGAGTGGGACAGCCTTGTCAAAATGGCATCAACAGACACACCTGTGGCCCGAGGTGGACTTCAGTATAACTCACTGGAAGAAATACACATATTTGTCCTTTGCAACATCCTCAGAAGGCCCATCATTGTCATTTCAG ACAAAATGCTGAGAAGTTTGGAATCGGGTTCCAATTTCGCTCCCTTGAAGGTGGGCGGGATTTACCTGCCTCTCCACTGGCCAGCCCAGGAGTGCTACCGATACCCCATCATTCTCGGCTATGACAGCCAGCACTTTGTACCCCTGGTGACTCTGAAGGACAGTGGACCTG aaatcCGAGCCGTTCCACTTGTTAACAGAGAGCGAGGAAGATTTGAAGACTTAAAAGTTCACTTTTTGACAGATCCTGAAAATGAGATGAAGGAAAAGCTCTTGAAAGAATACCTGATGGTGATTGAAATCCCTGTCCAGGGCTGGGACCATGGCACCACCCACTTGATCAATGCCGCGAA GCTAGATGAAGCCAACTtacccaaagaaataaatctggTAGACGATTACTTTGAACTTGTCCAGCACGAGTACAAGAAATGGCAGGAGAACAGCGAGCAGGAGCGGAGAGAGATGCGTGCTCAGAACCCTTTGGAGCCTTCCGTTCCCCAGCTTTCTCTTATGGACGTAAAATGTGAAACACCCAACTGTCCTTTCTTCATGTCCGTGAACACCCAGCCTCTGTGCCATGAGTGCTCAGAGAGGcggcaaaagacccagaacaaATCCTCAAAGCTGCACTCCAAGCCAGGCCCCGAGGTGCTCCCCGGCATGGCTCTTGGGGCCTCCCGGGGGGAGGCCTGTGAGCCCATGGACTGGAGCCCCAAGGAGCCAGCTGGGGGGCCTCATTCGGCCCCTCCAACGGCGCCCAGCCTCTTCCTGTTCAGCGAGACCACTGCTATGAAGTGCAGGAGCCCCGGCTGCCCTTTCACGCTGAACGTGCAGCACAACGGATTTTGTGAGCGCTGCCACAACGCCCGGCAGCTTAACGCGGGCCACCCCTCGGACAGCACGAGGCACTTGGACCCCGGTAAGTGCCGAGCCTGCCTGCAGGACGTCACCAGGACGTTTAATGGAATCTGCAGTACTTGCTTCAAAAGGACTACGGCAGAGCCCTCCTCGGACCTCAGCTCCAGTGTCCCTCCTTCCTGTCACCAGAGGTCTAAGTCAGACCCCTCACAGCTCATCCAGAGTCTCTCCCCACATTCTTGCCGCAGAGCCGGGACCGaggctccctctggctgcctctctcagGCTACACGGACTCCAGGGGACAGGATGGGGACGAGCAAGTGCAGGAAAGCCGGCTGCATGTATTTTGGGACTCCAGAAAACAAAGGCTTCTGCACGCTGTGTTTCATCGAGTACAGAGAAAACAAGC ATTTTGTCACTGCCTCCACGAAAGCCAGTCCCACGGCCCCCAGGTTCCAGAACGCTGTCCCCTGCCTGGGGAGGGAATGTGGCACCCTGGGAAGCACCGTGTTTGAAGGATACTGTCAGAAGTGTTTCATCGAAGCTCAGAGTCAGAGATTTCATGAAGCAAAAAGGACCGAAGAGCAACTG AGATCCAGCCAGCGCAGAGACGCGCCTCGGAGCACAGCGAGCACCTCGAGGCCCAAGTGCGCCCGGGCCTCCTGCAAGAACATCCTGGCCTGCCGCAGCGAGGAGCTCTGCATGGAGTGCCAGCACCTGGGCCTGCGAGTGGGTCCGGGGGCCCACCGGAGCGAGCCAGTTCCCGAGGAGCCCCCCAAACAACGCTGCCGCGCCCCTGCCTGTGATCACTTCGGCAACGCCAAGTGCAGCGGCTACTGCAATGAGTGCTTCCAGTTCAAGCAGCTGTACGGCTGA